A single window of Mugil cephalus isolate CIBA_MC_2020 chromosome 1, CIBA_Mcephalus_1.1, whole genome shotgun sequence DNA harbors:
- the LOC125015985 gene encoding butyrophilin subfamily 3 member A2-like yields MFGEELRPRGAFTYLMVLSMIHSCRGQSDVVGPSQPIVALVGADIVLPCHLQPAIDASDMTVEWSRPDLDPRFVLVWRDAQDLQSRKHPSFRSRTSLFTHELKQGNISLKLSSVKLPDQGTYRCFAPELNRDATAQLVVGAASSPVILMSRGGGGGVGGVVLQCESRGWYPEPEVLWLDTEENLLCAGPPETVRGPDHLYTVSSRVTVDKRHNNSFTCRVQQNNIHQTREAHIHVPDDFFLSSSSSAVPLITGLAVSLAVSIMVILACVFFVWRQNRTKTKKRCRDEAERGEKLLTEETVKMKVLEETKDLTEKYEKIEEELQKTQEELKIKTEEVEKPVAGKTNW; encoded by the exons ATGTTTGGAGAGGAGCTCAGACCCCGTGGTGCATTCACTTACCTTATGGTGCTCTCTATGATCCACTCATGCAGAG gtcagtctgatGTGGTTGGTCCATCTCAACCAATCGTAGCTCTCGTTGGTGCTGACATCGTGTTGCCGTGTCATCTTCAGCCCGCCATCGATGCCTCTGATATGACCGTGGAGTGGTCCAGGCCTGATCTGGACCCCAGGTTCGTCCTGGTGTGGCGCGACGCCCAGGATCTGCAGTCTAGAAAACACCCGTCCTTCCGCAGCAGGACGTCTCTGTTCACCCACGAACTGAAGCAGGGAAACATCTCGCTGAAGCTGTCCTCAGTGAAACTTCCAGACCAGGGGACGTACAGGTGCTTCGCTCCAGAGCTGAACCGAGATGCCACCGCTCAGCTTGTTGTAG GTGCTGCCTCCTCACCTGTAATCctgatgtccagaggaggaggaggaggagtaggaggagtggtgttacagtgtgaatccagaggctggtatccagagcctgaggtgttgtggctggacaCTGAGGAAAACTTGTTATgtgctggacctccagagacagtcagaggtcctgatcacctctatactgtcagcagcagagtgactgtggacaagagacacaacaacagcttcacctgtagagtccaacagaacaacatccaccagaccagagaggctcacatacatgttccag atgatttcttcttgtcctcgtCCAGTTCTGCTGTTCCTCTCATCACTGGTTTGgccgttagcttagctgttagcatcatggttattttagcatgtgtcttctttgtgtggagacaaaatagaacca aaaccaagaaaagatgcagagatgaagctgaaagaggagaaaagctcctgacagaggaaacagtgaagatgaaggttttagaagaaactaaagat ctgacagagaaatatgagaagattgaagaagagtTGCAGAAAACCCAAGAAGAACTGAAGATAAAGACTGAAGAGGTGGAGAAACCTGTAg